From the genome of Bacteroides sp. MSB163, one region includes:
- a CDS encoding AraC family transcriptional regulator: MEKENIKTVTIEDFKNSQHILDYIDDDFAIVNSLDGIPYSNEVVRLECFLIAVCIEGCIQLDVNNRTYQLQPGDLLLGLPNTIIGHTLMSPKYKIRLAGFSTRFLQRILKIEKDTWDTAIHIHNNPVKSVNRESNNTIFKHYGDLILAKINDEPHCYHKAVVQHLFAAIFCEMMGYLNKEIADSEKAKLSKEGIKQADHILRKFMELLSKDNGMHRSVTYFADALCYTPKHFSKVIKQACGRAPLDLINETAIEHIKYRLKHSDKSIKEIAEEFNFPNQSFFGKYVKGHLGTSPIRYRSTKEE, from the coding sequence ATGGAAAAAGAGAACATTAAGACCGTAACCATAGAAGACTTTAAGAACAGTCAGCATATTCTTGACTATATAGATGATGACTTTGCTATAGTCAACAGTCTGGATGGAATACCTTATAGTAATGAGGTTGTCAGACTGGAATGTTTCCTTATTGCCGTTTGTATAGAGGGGTGCATACAACTGGATGTCAATAACCGGACTTACCAGCTACAGCCGGGCGACTTACTGCTTGGCCTTCCCAACACCATTATCGGACACACATTGATGAGTCCTAAATATAAGATAAGGCTTGCGGGATTCTCCACCCGATTCCTGCAACGTATCCTCAAAATAGAAAAAGATACGTGGGATACTGCCATCCATATCCACAACAATCCGGTGAAATCTGTGAACAGGGAAAGTAATAACACCATTTTTAAACACTATGGAGACTTAATCCTGGCGAAAATTAACGATGAACCCCATTGTTATCATAAAGCGGTGGTGCAGCATCTGTTTGCCGCTATCTTTTGCGAAATGATGGGTTACCTCAACAAAGAAATCGCCGATTCGGAGAAAGCCAAACTATCGAAAGAGGGCATCAAGCAGGCCGACCATATTCTACGGAAGTTCATGGAACTGCTGTCGAAAGACAATGGTATGCACCGCTCAGTAACTTACTTTGCCGATGCACTTTGCTATACGCCCAAACACTTTTCGAAAGTCATCAAGCAGGCATGCGGGAGGGCTCCTCTGGATTTGATAAATGAGACTGCGATAGAGCACATCAAATACCGACTGAAGCATTCGGACAAGTCTATCAAAGAGATTGCGGAAGAATTCAACTTCCCAAATCAATCTTTCTTCGGGAAATACGTTAAAGGACACTTGGGGACATCACCCATTCGCTATCGGAGCACAAAAGAGGAATAA
- a CDS encoding patatin-like phospholipase family protein, which yields MKYKSLSLLIIVLFSACTLGAQNRKKVGIVLSGGGAKGVAHIGALKVIEEAGIPIDYVVGTSMGAIVGGLYSIGYTPQQLDSIVNAQDWKYLLSDALDPETTLLSEKLREEQYLLSVPIAGKSAHVSDAGIIKGRNISRLLSELTVGYHDSISFNRMPIPFACVSDNIVNGSKVVFHNGILATAMRASMSIPGVFAPVYLNGMVLVDGGLTDNYPVDIARQMGAEIIIGVDVQNPLMKADELTSMSNVLGQILNLVGEESYRKNVKDSNIHIQVDVDGYSAASFNHEALDTLMRRGKEAAMKDWGKLIALKKEIGIRANYRPEYPGPFKIPTQAILDTIPSVAQITPHEKPVNTINIGGRFDNEELAVLLLNARGYFGVQKKSQLSLTTRLGKRTFGRLEYTYSPQKSWNINTGYQIGYNDFNLYEEGKRLMNLTYVHHMAWVGFTKSWYKMLVKAGIHFEKFNYHDWPSGPDVSITRSSDKALLSYQASIMYNSLNNQRFSTQGMEWEAAYRLYTDNMVTYGSNSPVSVFQTHWSGYFSPNRVFTIIPSVYGRVVGKNTQSLAISNFVGGNVPGRYMEQQIPFTGINHIEISPDAILTGMLGVRARTYKNQYIIVRGSYGRIANKIENLFGGTNTHGLAGGSIGYCYNSIIGPIEAELNYSNQSKKLGYYIGVGFTF from the coding sequence ATGAAATATAAATCCTTGTCCTTATTAATTATAGTATTGTTTTCTGCCTGTACGCTCGGAGCACAGAATCGTAAGAAAGTAGGAATAGTATTGAGTGGCGGCGGCGCCAAAGGAGTAGCGCACATTGGAGCACTGAAAGTGATAGAGGAAGCCGGTATTCCGATAGACTATGTAGTGGGCACCAGTATGGGCGCCATCGTGGGCGGCCTGTACTCCATAGGCTACACCCCGCAACAACTGGACAGCATTGTCAATGCACAAGACTGGAAATATCTGCTTTCCGATGCCCTTGATCCGGAAACCACACTGCTGAGCGAAAAGCTAAGAGAAGAACAATATCTGTTGTCTGTACCAATTGCAGGGAAATCGGCACATGTATCCGATGCCGGAATTATTAAAGGAAGAAATATCTCCCGGCTACTCTCCGAACTGACAGTGGGATATCACGACTCAATTTCTTTCAACCGGATGCCTATTCCATTCGCCTGTGTATCGGACAACATCGTGAATGGCAGCAAAGTCGTTTTCCACAACGGTATTCTGGCAACTGCCATGCGCGCCAGTATGTCCATTCCGGGAGTATTCGCCCCTGTTTATCTCAATGGCATGGTATTGGTGGACGGCGGACTGACGGATAATTATCCCGTAGACATTGCCCGGCAGATGGGAGCGGAAATTATTATCGGAGTCGATGTACAAAATCCGTTGATGAAAGCGGATGAGCTGACAAGTATGTCGAATGTACTCGGGCAAATTCTGAATCTGGTGGGAGAAGAGAGTTACAGGAAAAATGTAAAGGACAGCAATATCCATATTCAGGTAGATGTAGACGGTTATTCAGCGGCAAGCTTCAACCACGAGGCATTGGATACCCTGATGCGCAGAGGTAAAGAAGCCGCCATGAAAGACTGGGGTAAGCTGATTGCACTGAAAAAAGAAATAGGTATCCGTGCGAATTACCGGCCGGAATATCCCGGGCCGTTCAAAATACCAACACAGGCTATACTGGATACGATACCTTCCGTAGCACAAATCACTCCCCATGAAAAGCCAGTCAATACGATAAATATTGGAGGACGGTTTGATAATGAAGAACTGGCAGTATTGTTATTGAATGCGAGGGGTTATTTCGGAGTACAGAAGAAATCGCAATTAAGCCTCACTACCCGGTTGGGAAAGCGGACCTTTGGAAGGCTTGAATATACTTACTCACCACAAAAAAGCTGGAATATAAATACAGGATATCAGATAGGATACAATGATTTTAATCTTTACGAAGAAGGTAAGCGACTGATGAACCTGACCTACGTGCATCACATGGCTTGGGTCGGATTCACGAAGAGCTGGTATAAAATGCTTGTTAAGGCGGGAATCCACTTCGAGAAGTTCAATTACCATGACTGGCCCTCGGGACCGGACGTTTCCATTACGAGATCCAGTGACAAGGCTTTGCTCAGTTATCAGGCGAGTATCATGTACAATAGTCTGAATAATCAGCGATTCTCTACTCAAGGAATGGAATGGGAAGCAGCGTACAGACTCTATACAGATAACATGGTGACGTATGGTTCGAACAGTCCCGTGTCCGTATTCCAAACTCATTGGAGCGGATATTTCTCACCGAACCGGGTGTTCACCATAATACCATCGGTGTATGGAAGGGTAGTTGGGAAGAATACGCAGTCATTGGCCATATCCAACTTCGTGGGCGGTAATGTACCGGGACGGTATATGGAACAACAGATTCCTTTTACAGGTATCAATCACATCGAAATAAGTCCGGATGCCATCTTGACAGGAATGTTGGGAGTCAGGGCAAGAACTTACAAGAATCAATATATCATAGTTCGGGGCAGTTACGGGCGGATAGCCAACAAGATAGAGAATCTATTTGGCGGAACAAATACACATGGATTGGCAGGCGGCAGTATAGGGTATTGCTACAATAGTATCATAGGGCCTATCGAGGCGGAACTCAACTATTCCAATCAATCAAAGAAGTTGGGATATTATATTGGAGTGGGATTTACGTTTTAA
- a CDS encoding FtsB family cell division protein: MDKLATLWAFVCRRKYLITLVVFVVIVGFLDENSIVRRMGYANEISRLNNEIEKYRAEYEENTERLNELAVDSGAIERIAREKYLMKKPNEDIYVFEEDIEK; the protein is encoded by the coding sequence ATGGATAAATTAGCGACACTTTGGGCCTTTGTCTGCAGGCGTAAATATCTGATTACGCTTGTGGTGTTTGTGGTTATTGTCGGTTTTCTGGACGAGAACAGCATTGTGCGCCGCATGGGCTATGCGAATGAAATCAGCCGTTTGAATAATGAGATAGAGAAATACCGGGCAGAATATGAAGAGAACACAGAGCGGTTGAATGAACTGGCTGTGGACTCCGGTGCCATCGAACGCATAGCGCGTGAGAAGTACCTGATGAAGAAACCGAATGAGGATATTTACGTATTTGAAGAAGACATCGAAAAATGA
- a CDS encoding DNA polymerase III subunit gamma/tau — MENYIVSARKYRPTTFESVVGQRALTTTLKNAIATGKLAHAYLFCGPRGVGKTTCARIFAKTINCMTPTADGEACNQCESCTAFNEQRSYNIHELDAASNNSVDDIRQLVEQVRIPPQIGKYKVYIIDEVHMLSASAFNAFLKTLEEPPRHAIFILATTEKHKILPTILSRCQIYDFNRIGVEDTVAHLAYVASKEGITAEPEALNVIALKADGGMRDALSIFDQVVSFTGGHISYKSVIENLNVLDYEYYFRLTDHFLANQVSDALLLLNDVLNKGFDASHFVTGLSSHFRDLLVSKDPATLALLEVGASIRERYQSQAQKCPLPFLYRAMKLCNDCDLNYRASKNKRLLVELTLIQVAQLTAEGDDAGGGRGPKQSIKPIFSQSAAAQQPQAANAMPQQPATTAAPAQPRPVQQAPAAQAAPLSPEVQQAFSSQTTMRPTPTAVLMAQGKEEKKIPVMKMSGLGVSIKHPRADEEQQKRTVSTVQQNVQPEEDFIFNEKDVNYYWQEYAGRLPQEQTALAKRMQVIRLTMLDATTFEVVVENDIAAKEFTDLIPTLQGYLRKRLKNSKATMTVRVSAPTEKVRAYSRVEKFQLMAQKNNALLQLKDEFGLELY; from the coding sequence ATGGAAAACTATATCGTATCGGCACGAAAATACCGCCCTACCACCTTTGAGTCGGTAGTGGGACAACGTGCCCTGACCACTACGCTGAAGAATGCCATTGCCACCGGCAAACTGGCACATGCTTACCTGTTCTGCGGTCCGCGCGGCGTGGGAAAAACCACTTGCGCCCGTATTTTCGCCAAGACCATCAACTGTATGACTCCCACGGCTGATGGAGAAGCGTGTAACCAATGCGAATCATGTACGGCATTCAACGAACAGCGTTCATACAATATTCATGAACTGGATGCCGCGTCCAACAACTCCGTAGACGATATCCGCCAGCTGGTAGAGCAGGTACGCATTCCGCCCCAGATAGGTAAATATAAGGTATATATCATCGATGAGGTACACATGTTGTCTGCCTCGGCTTTCAATGCTTTCCTGAAAACGCTGGAAGAACCGCCTCGCCACGCCATCTTCATTCTGGCTACTACGGAGAAGCATAAGATTTTGCCAACCATCCTTTCCCGCTGCCAAATCTATGATTTTAACCGTATCGGTGTGGAAGACACCGTTGCCCATCTGGCATACGTAGCGTCGAAGGAAGGAATTACCGCCGAACCGGAAGCACTGAATGTGATTGCCCTGAAAGCTGACGGTGGTATGCGTGATGCCTTGTCTATCTTCGACCAAGTGGTCAGCTTTACCGGCGGACACATCAGCTATAAGAGCGTAATCGAGAACTTGAATGTACTAGACTACGAATATTATTTCCGGCTAACAGATCATTTTCTGGCAAACCAGGTCAGCGATGCTTTACTGCTGCTGAATGATGTGCTGAATAAAGGATTCGATGCCAGTCACTTTGTAACAGGACTGTCTTCTCACTTCCGCGACCTGTTGGTAAGCAAAGACCCCGCCACACTGGCATTGCTCGAAGTAGGTGCCAGCATTCGCGAACGTTACCAGTCTCAGGCACAGAAGTGTCCGTTGCCCTTCCTTTACCGGGCTATGAAACTCTGCAACGATTGTGATCTGAACTACCGTGCCAGCAAAAATAAGCGCTTGCTGGTGGAACTGACTCTGATTCAGGTAGCCCAGCTTACCGCCGAGGGGGACGATGCAGGCGGTGGGCGTGGCCCTAAACAATCTATCAAACCCATATTCTCGCAGTCTGCCGCCGCTCAGCAGCCACAGGCCGCAAATGCTATGCCCCAACAGCCGGCTACAACCGCTGCTCCGGCACAGCCCCGACCTGTACAACAAGCTCCCGCAGCCCAGGCTGCCCCTCTCTCGCCGGAAGTTCAGCAAGCTTTTAGCTCGCAGACGACCATGCGCCCCACTCCTACTGCCGTATTGATGGCGCAAGGAAAAGAGGAAAAGAAAATACCGGTCATGAAAATGTCCGGTCTGGGTGTTTCCATCAAGCATCCGCGGGCAGACGAAGAGCAACAGAAACGTACTGTTTCCACCGTTCAGCAGAATGTACAACCCGAAGAAGATTTCATCTTCAACGAGAAGGACGTGAACTACTATTGGCAGGAATATGCCGGTCGCTTGCCACAGGAGCAGACTGCTCTTGCCAAACGTATGCAAGTAATCCGCCTGACCATGCTGGATGCGACTACTTTCGAAGTTGTTGTAGAAAATGACATTGCAGCCAAAGAGTTTACCGACCTGATTCCTACCTTACAAGGTTACTTACGTAAACGGCTGAAAAACAGTAAGGCCACCATGACCGTCCGTGTCAGTGCCCCCACTGAAAAGGTACGTGCTTACAGTCGTGTAGAGAAATTTCAACTGATGGCTCAAAAGAACAATGCACTGTTACAACTGAAAGATGAGTTCGGTCTGGAGCTTTATTGA
- a CDS encoding tetratricopeptide repeat-containing sensor histidine kinase, which yields MRKIAIISTVATILLFSFATRTYATRTDNEHLSALQSLISREIPYDANTPIDSIISWTNQLAPTLKFPRTEESYFTLLLWQVSAYIMRGDLSLAVDRARYMYESAKDMNSNFGIALANQAIGQAYTASYIQDKALSSYLDALHHLSPNNPQTYRLLVKISTLLQQMNRLEEAMTYVNPLNQLLEQQPEHPLAIPILIENATYYISSGDQQTALRYLQKADSIYQNHTHEPVHGFSIDYYTAACYRALAADDHDKQKADEALALYNKLLELVSGNKRSLEYRSISAEKIYLYKLLGRFDEACRIYQELYTVTDTLASKSYIRQINALKATYQIDELKLGNKAQENRIVLASIFIGLGLLAFISMLAVWQRKQKKKVALSKRNLEQSRWNAESATRAKSVFLSNMSHEIRTPLNALSGFSALLTEEGLDDATRLQCTEIIQQNSELLLKLINDVIDLSSLEFGKMQFSIGEHDAVAICRNVTDTVGKVKQTQAELLFVTSLEELKIETDDSRLQQVLINLLINATKFTAEGAITLKLEKKSDDMALFSVTDTGCGIPKEKQAHIFQRFEKLDENAQGSGLGLSICQLIIEHIGGRIWIDPDYDEGSRFLFTHPIRQTKGTQKKEGRT from the coding sequence TTGAGAAAGATTGCTATTATATCGACAGTGGCTACTATTTTGCTCTTTTCCTTTGCGACGAGAACATACGCTACTCGTACAGACAATGAACATTTGTCTGCATTGCAATCACTTATCAGCAGAGAAATTCCTTACGATGCCAACACACCGATAGACAGCATTATCTCCTGGACAAATCAACTGGCTCCTACTCTGAAATTTCCCCGGACAGAAGAATCCTATTTCACCTTACTCTTATGGCAAGTAAGTGCATACATCATGCGAGGCGACCTCAGTCTGGCAGTAGACCGGGCACGGTATATGTACGAAAGTGCCAAAGATATGAACTCCAACTTCGGTATTGCCCTTGCCAATCAAGCCATCGGTCAGGCATATACTGCCTCTTACATACAGGACAAGGCGTTAAGTTCCTATCTGGATGCCTTGCACCACTTATCCCCGAATAATCCGCAAACTTATCGGCTCCTGGTGAAAATCTCCACTCTTTTGCAACAGATGAACCGACTGGAAGAGGCCATGACGTATGTAAATCCCCTGAACCAGCTTCTGGAACAGCAGCCCGAACATCCGCTCGCCATTCCCATACTCATAGAAAATGCTACTTACTATATTTCCTCGGGAGATCAGCAAACTGCGCTCCGATATCTGCAAAAGGCAGATTCCATATACCAAAACCATACTCACGAACCGGTCCATGGGTTCTCCATCGACTATTATACAGCAGCCTGCTACCGTGCATTGGCAGCAGATGATCATGACAAGCAAAAAGCAGACGAAGCACTTGCCCTTTACAATAAACTGCTCGAATTGGTTTCCGGCAACAAACGTTCCCTGGAGTATCGCTCCATTTCTGCCGAAAAGATATATTTGTATAAATTACTGGGGCGCTTTGATGAGGCTTGCCGGATATATCAGGAGTTATATACCGTTACTGACACCCTCGCTTCGAAAAGTTACATCCGCCAAATAAATGCATTGAAAGCAACCTATCAGATAGATGAACTGAAACTGGGGAATAAAGCACAGGAAAACAGAATTGTACTTGCTTCCATCTTCATAGGACTTGGATTATTGGCTTTCATCTCCATGTTAGCCGTATGGCAAAGAAAACAGAAAAAGAAAGTGGCACTATCCAAGAGAAATCTGGAACAGTCCCGATGGAACGCAGAGAGTGCAACGCGCGCAAAAAGTGTATTCTTGTCGAATATGAGCCATGAGATACGTACCCCTCTCAATGCTTTATCCGGTTTTTCTGCACTGCTGACCGAAGAAGGACTGGATGATGCCACTCGACTACAATGTACTGAGATTATTCAACAGAACTCTGAACTTCTATTAAAGCTGATAAATGATGTGATTGACCTGTCGAGCCTGGAATTCGGTAAGATGCAGTTCTCTATTGGAGAACATGATGCAGTAGCTATCTGTAGAAATGTTACTGACACAGTGGGTAAAGTGAAACAAACACAAGCGGAACTGCTGTTTGTAACCTCACTGGAAGAACTGAAAATAGAAACAGATGATTCCCGGTTACAGCAAGTGTTGATAAACCTGCTGATCAATGCAACTAAGTTCACAGCAGAAGGTGCCATCACACTGAAACTGGAAAAAAAATCGGATGACATGGCTCTATTCTCCGTTACAGACACCGGTTGCGGTATCCCGAAAGAAAAACAAGCTCATATATTTCAACGTTTCGAGAAGTTGGATGAGAACGCACAAGGAAGCGGACTCGGATTGTCTATCTGCCAACTAATTATAGAGCACATAGGAGGCAGGATATGGATTGATCCGGACTATGACGAAGGTTCCCGTTTCTTATTTACACACCCCATACGCCAGACAAAAGGCACACAAAAAAAGGAGGGTCGCACATGA